One genomic window of Salvia miltiorrhiza cultivar Shanhuang (shh) chromosome 4, IMPLAD_Smil_shh, whole genome shotgun sequence includes the following:
- the LOC131020290 gene encoding hexosyltransferase GAUT11-like, with translation MRRRATDFRRPVRRRFSCWIWVLLLLFLIAGFGLFVVQHNHRDEDHVEQPLLEINPRIDRAVHENRNFTEEILSARSYARQLAEQMTLAKAYVIIAKEHNNLHLAWELSTKIRSCQLLLSKAAKREEPISLEEAEPIIKSLSFLIFKAQDAHYDIATTMMTMKSHIQALEERANAATVQSTVFGELAAESIPKNLQCVDIKLTANWLQNKSIEELANERRNSPRLVDNNLYHFCIFSDNLLAVSVVVNSTISNAEHPKQLVFHIVTNGVKYGAMQAWFIGNDFKGAAIEVQSIEDFTWLNASYSPVVKQLLDADQRKYFFESSPDIGIEHKFRNPKYLSLLNHLRFYIPEIYPQLEKVVFLDDDVVVQKDLTPLFSLDLHGNVNGAVETCLEAFHRYYRYLNFSNPLISTKFDPQACGWAFGMNVFDLVGWRKENVTAKYHYWQERNIDRSLWKLGTLPPGLLAFYGLTEPLDRRWHVLGLGYDLNIDNRLIETAAVLHFNGNMKPWLKLSIGRYKPLWEHYLNQTHQYLHHCVTT, from the exons ATGCGCCGTCGGGCGACCGACTTTCGGCGCCCGGTTAGGAGGAGGTTTTCGTGCTGGATCTGGGTGCTGCTTCTCTTGTTCTTGATTGCAGGTTTTGGGTTGTTTGTTGTTCAGCATAATCATCGAGATGAGGATCATGTGGAACAACCTCTTCTG GAGATAAACCCACGAATAGACAGGGCTGTTCATGAGAACCGAAATTTTACTGAAGAAATATTGAGTGCGAGATCATATGCCCGACAGTTAGCAGAGCAAATGACCCTTGCCAAAGCTTATGTTATTATTGCAAAGGAACATAATAATCTCCACCTTGCTTGGGAACTGAGTACAAAAATACGAAGTTGCCAATTGTTGCTCTCCAAGGCTGCAAAGAGAGAGGAGCCCATATCTCTAGAAGAAGCTGAACCGATTATTAAAAGTTTGTCGTTCCTCATTTTCAAGGCGCAAGACGCCCATTATGATATTGCAACCACAATGATGACGATGAAATCCCATATTCAAGCTCTTGAAGAGCGTGCTAATGCTGCTACTGTTCAGAGCACCGTGTTTGGAGAATTAGCAGCCGAATCAATACCCAAGAACCTTCAGTGCGTCGACATTAAACTTACGGCCAACTGGCTTCAGAACAAGTCAATAGAGGAGCTTGCAAATGAGAGGAGGAACTCGCCCCGACTAGTGGACAATAACCTTTACCATTTTTGTATATTCTCTGATAACCTTTTGGCTGTTTCAGTTGTTGTCAATTCCACAATTTCAAATGCTGAACACCCGAAGCAGCTCGTATTCCATATCGTAACGAATGGGGTGAAGTATGGGGCAATGCAGGCTTGGTTcattggtaatgattttaaaggTGCTGCCATAGAAGTCCAAAGTATTGAAGATTTCACTTGGTTGAATGCATCGTACTCGCCTGTTGTCAAGCAACTACTCGATGCAGACCAGCGGAAATACTTCTTCGAAAGTTCGCCAGACATCGGCATTGAACACAAGTTCCGTAACCCAAAGTACCTCTCTCTGTTGAATCATCTCCGTTTCTACATCCCGGAGATTTATCCTCAGTTGGAGAAGGTAGTTTTTCTGGATGATGATGTTGTCGTTCAGAAGGATTTGACGCCTCTCTTCTCACTGGATTTGCACGGGAATGTGAACGGTGCTGTGGAGACATGCCTGGAAGCCTTCCACCGATACTACAGATATCTCAATTTCTCAAATCCACTCATCAGCACAAAATTTGATCCTCAAGCCTGCGGATGGGCATTTGGCATGAATGTTTTCGATTTGGTTGGTTGGAGAAAAGAGAATGTAACTGCAAAATATCACTACTGGCAGGAAAGGAACATTGATAGGTCACTATGGAAGCTCGGGACTCTCCCTCCGGGGCTTCTGGCTTTCTATGGATTGACAGAGCCGCTTGACCGGAGATGGCACGTGCTGGGATTGGGGTACGACCTCAATATTGATAACCGGTTAATAGAGACTGCAGCTGTCCTTCACTTTAACGGGAACATGAAGCCCTGGCTAAAGTTGAGTATAGGCAGGTATAAGCCTCTGTGGGAACACTATTTGAATCAGACCCACCAATATCTGCACCACTGTGTCACGACTTGA